In the genome of Bradyrhizobium arachidis, one region contains:
- a CDS encoding ABC transporter substrate-binding protein — protein MAGAATWTADAYAQKSSMPVIGYLCPESPELFASRLEAFRQGLAEAGFVEDRNVKIDFQWANGQYSRLPALAAELVARNVNVLVAPGGAPVALAAKAASPTKTIVFEMGGDPVQLHVVDSLSRPGGNITGVSSLSVDVSPKRLELMRDLLPTATKLMIVVNPTSPTAESQLQKLRAAAETMRVQLEILNASKEDEFESVFAAATRDGASGLVFTSDPYFAFRSSRLAALAMKYRVPAITQTRDFPTAGGLMSYGGDFMQSHRRAGIYAGRVLLGEKPSDLPVQLVTKVELVINLKAAKLLGHAFSSAIVAGADEVIE, from the coding sequence ATGGCGGGCGCCGCGACGTGGACGGCCGACGCGTATGCGCAGAAGTCCTCCATGCCCGTCATTGGCTATCTTTGTCCGGAGTCGCCCGAGCTCTTTGCCAGTCGACTTGAGGCTTTCCGACAGGGATTGGCGGAAGCGGGCTTTGTCGAGGACCGCAATGTGAAAATCGACTTTCAGTGGGCCAACGGACAATATTCCCGATTACCTGCGTTGGCCGCCGAACTGGTCGCCCGAAATGTGAATGTCCTCGTGGCGCCCGGGGGCGCTCCCGTGGCACTTGCCGCGAAAGCTGCGAGCCCGACCAAGACAATCGTTTTTGAGATGGGCGGCGATCCCGTTCAGCTGCACGTGGTGGATAGCTTGTCGCGGCCGGGCGGGAACATCACGGGAGTTTCGAGCCTGAGTGTCGACGTGTCGCCAAAGCGGCTTGAGTTGATGCGCGACCTGTTGCCTACGGCGACCAAATTGATGATCGTCGTCAACCCGACAAGTCCGACCGCAGAATCGCAACTGCAGAAGCTTCGTGCGGCGGCGGAAACGATGCGTGTTCAACTGGAGATATTGAACGCAAGCAAGGAGGATGAATTTGAATCTGTGTTCGCTGCGGCGACCAGGGACGGGGCAAGTGGACTTGTGTTTACCTCCGACCCCTATTTTGCATTTCGCAGTTCGCGGCTCGCTGCTCTGGCAATGAAATATCGCGTGCCCGCAATCACACAGACCCGGGACTTTCCCACCGCCGGAGGTTTGATGAGCTATGGGGGAGATTTCATGCAGTCGCACCGGCGCGCGGGTATCTATGCCGGACGGGTCCTGTTGGGCGAGAAGCCTTCTGATCTTCCCGTCCAGCTCGTCACGAAGGTAGAGCTCGTTATCAACTTGAAGGCAGCCAAACTGCTCGGTCATGCGTTCTCATCCGCAATCGTTGCCGGCGCAGACGAGGTGATCGAGTAA
- a CDS encoding response regulator — protein sequence MRLLIVEDNAELSRLVASGLAAAGYESDIVGSAAEAREAVSSVSYAAMILDLGLPDGDGLSVLRELRRQMEPLPVLVLTARGGLQDRVSGLRSGADDYLAKPFAMEELVARLEAILRRPGQLLGRSLSLANLVYDTESRQIFVDDQPRIISARETSVLEILLRRQGRVVPKKNVEDHIFGLEGEVASNAVEVYVSRLRKQLAEHGARVVIHTIRGVGYLLAEEK from the coding sequence ATGCGCCTTCTGATCGTCGAGGACAATGCCGAGCTGTCGCGGCTCGTGGCCAGCGGGCTGGCGGCGGCCGGCTATGAGAGCGACATCGTGGGCAGCGCGGCCGAGGCGCGCGAGGCGGTCAGCAGCGTCAGCTATGCCGCGATGATCCTCGACCTCGGCCTGCCCGACGGCGACGGCCTGTCGGTGCTGCGCGAGCTGCGCCGCCAGATGGAGCCGCTGCCGGTGCTGGTGCTGACCGCGCGCGGCGGCCTGCAGGACCGCGTCAGCGGCCTGCGCAGCGGCGCCGACGATTATCTGGCAAAGCCGTTCGCGATGGAGGAGCTGGTGGCGCGGCTGGAGGCGATCCTGCGCCGGCCCGGCCAGCTGCTCGGCCGCTCGCTCAGTCTCGCCAACCTTGTTTACGACACCGAGAGCCGCCAGATCTTCGTCGACGATCAGCCGCGGATCATCTCCGCGCGCGAGACCTCGGTGCTGGAGATCCTGCTGCGCCGGCAGGGGCGGGTGGTGCCGAAGAAGAACGTCGAGGACCACATCTTCGGTCTCGAAGGCGAGGTCGCCTCCAATGCGGTCGAGGTCTACGTGTCGCGGCTGCGCAAGCAGCTTGCCGAGCACGGCGCCCGGGTCGTGATCCACACCATCCGCGGCGTCGGCTATCTCTTGGCCGAGGAGAAATAG
- a CDS encoding TRAP transporter substrate-binding protein yields the protein MKRRDFIKVTGLGAAGAATLAAPAIAQSMPEIKWRMPTSWPKSLDTLYGGAEMMCKMVAEATDNKFQIQIFAAGEIVPGLQVLDAVQNATCEIGHTASYYYFGKDPTFTFGSSVPFGPNMRINQAWYMQGGGREVLNEFYKSYNVISLLAGNTGCQMGGWFRKEVNTPGDLSGMKFRIGGFAGRVLQKLGVVPQQLAGGDIYPALEKGTIDAAEWVGPYDDEKLGFYKIAPHYYYPGWWEGGPMLLAFVNLDKWNALPKYYQSVLEQAGHTANNYMMARYDTANPLAMKKLLASGTKLHAFSPAIMDACYKAAKELHAEVGATNANFKKVHDSLAKFSSDGYAWFQVAEVGYDIFMARRSQS from the coding sequence ATGAAGAGAAGAGACTTCATCAAGGTCACAGGACTTGGTGCGGCCGGTGCCGCCACGCTCGCGGCGCCCGCGATCGCGCAGTCGATGCCGGAAATCAAATGGCGCATGCCGACGAGCTGGCCGAAATCGCTCGATACGCTCTATGGCGGCGCCGAGATGATGTGCAAGATGGTCGCCGAGGCGACTGACAACAAATTCCAGATCCAGATCTTCGCGGCCGGCGAGATCGTGCCGGGCCTCCAGGTGCTCGACGCCGTGCAGAACGCCACCTGCGAGATCGGCCACACCGCCTCCTACTATTATTTCGGCAAGGACCCGACCTTCACCTTCGGCTCATCGGTGCCGTTCGGCCCCAACATGCGCATCAACCAGGCCTGGTACATGCAGGGCGGCGGGCGCGAGGTGCTCAACGAGTTCTACAAGAGCTACAACGTCATCTCGCTGCTCGCGGGCAACACCGGCTGCCAGATGGGCGGCTGGTTCAGGAAAGAGGTCAACACGCCCGGGGATCTCAGCGGCATGAAATTCCGCATCGGCGGCTTTGCCGGCCGCGTGCTCCAGAAGCTCGGCGTGGTGCCGCAGCAGCTCGCCGGCGGCGACATCTATCCGGCGCTGGAGAAGGGCACGATCGACGCCGCCGAATGGGTCGGCCCCTATGACGACGAGAAGCTCGGCTTCTACAAGATCGCGCCGCATTACTACTATCCCGGCTGGTGGGAAGGCGGGCCGATGCTGCTCGCTTTCGTCAATCTCGACAAATGGAACGCGCTGCCGAAATATTACCAGAGCGTGCTGGAGCAGGCGGGCCACACCGCCAACAACTACATGATGGCGCGCTACGACACCGCCAATCCGCTCGCCATGAAGAAGCTGCTCGCCAGCGGCACCAAGCTGCACGCCTTCTCGCCGGCGATCATGGACGCCTGCTACAAGGCGGCCAAGGAGCTGCATGCCGAGGTCGGCGCGACCAACGCCAACTTCAAGAAGGTGCACGACTCCCTGGCAAAATTCTCCAGCGATGGCTACGCCTGGTTCCAGGTCGCGGAGGTCGGCTACGACATCTTCATGGCGCGACGCTCGCAGAGCTGA
- a CDS encoding Mrp/NBP35 family ATP-binding protein, whose translation MSVTQQQVLDSLARIKSPRGVALTNANVLSAISASDGKVFFSINVDAAEARAWESIRAEAEAAVRAIPGVTTVMVALTAERKPGSAPPPPPQPSRGAPGVQPVHAHKPPPQGGAQSPMARQSEIPGVAAVIAVASGKGGVGKSTTALNLALGLRDLGLKVGLLDADIYGPSVPRLTGLRDKPELNAERKMIPLRRFGLAIMSIGFLVEEETAMIWRGPMVMSAVTQMLRDVAWGQLDVLVVDMPPGTGDAQLTLAQNVPLKGAVIVSTPQDLSLIDARRGLAMFRKVNVPVLGIVENMSYFQCPHCGTKSDIFGHGGARHEAEKLGVPFLGEIPLHMAIRATSDAGNPVVDSEPDGPHAAIYRAIAGQVRDQLKGVIAAA comes from the coding sequence TTGAGCGTGACGCAGCAACAGGTTCTCGACAGCCTCGCCCGGATCAAGTCGCCGCGCGGGGTCGCGCTCACCAATGCCAATGTGCTGAGCGCGATCAGCGCCTCGGACGGCAAGGTGTTCTTCTCGATCAATGTCGATGCCGCCGAGGCGCGGGCCTGGGAATCCATCCGGGCCGAGGCCGAGGCCGCCGTGCGCGCCATTCCCGGCGTCACCACCGTGATGGTGGCGCTGACCGCCGAACGCAAGCCGGGCTCCGCGCCGCCGCCACCCCCGCAGCCGAGCCGCGGCGCGCCGGGCGTGCAGCCGGTCCATGCCCACAAGCCGCCGCCGCAGGGCGGTGCCCAATCGCCGATGGCGCGGCAGTCAGAGATTCCCGGCGTTGCCGCGGTGATCGCGGTCGCCTCGGGCAAGGGCGGCGTCGGCAAGTCGACCACCGCGCTCAACCTCGCGCTCGGCCTGCGCGACCTCGGCCTCAAGGTCGGGCTGCTCGACGCCGATATCTACGGCCCTTCGGTGCCGCGCCTGACCGGCCTGCGCGACAAGCCGGAGCTGAACGCCGAGCGCAAGATGATTCCGCTCCGCCGCTTCGGCCTCGCGATCATGTCGATCGGCTTCCTCGTGGAGGAAGAGACCGCGATGATCTGGCGCGGGCCGATGGTGATGTCGGCGGTGACGCAGATGCTGCGCGACGTCGCATGGGGCCAGCTCGACGTGCTGGTCGTCGACATGCCGCCGGGCACCGGCGATGCCCAGCTCACGCTGGCGCAGAACGTGCCGCTCAAGGGCGCGGTGATCGTCTCGACCCCGCAGGACCTGTCCCTGATCGACGCAAGGCGGGGACTTGCGATGTTCAGGAAGGTCAACGTGCCCGTGCTCGGCATCGTCGAGAACATGAGCTATTTCCAGTGCCCGCATTGCGGCACCAAATCCGACATCTTCGGCCATGGCGGCGCCCGCCACGAGGCCGAGAAGCTCGGAGTACCGTTCCTGGGCGAGATACCCTTGCACATGGCGATTCGGGCCACCTCGGACGCCGGCAATCCCGTCGTCGACAGCGAGCCGGACGGGCCCCATGCGGCGATCTACCGCGCCATTGCGGGACAGGTCCGGGACCAGCTCAAGGGCGTGATCGCCGCAGCCTGA
- a CDS encoding TRAP transporter substrate-binding protein, with protein MKRRDFLKVSAAGAAATAAVASPAIAQSSPEIKWRMTSSFPKSLDTIYGGGEQVAKYVAEMTDNKFQIQVFAAGEIVPGLQALDATSNGTVEMCHTVSYYYVGKDPTWAIYASVPFGLNARQQNSWWYQGGGEQLGNEFFKKSNVIGQPCGNTGTQMGGWFRKEIKTVADLSGLKMRIGGIAGQVLQKVGVVPQQLAGGDIYPALEKGTIDAAEWVGPYDDEKLGFAKVAKYYYYPGFWEGGPTVHAFTNLDKWNSLPKNYQAILTNAMANANSWMAARYDMQNPGALKRLVAGGTQLRPFTNEVLEACLKATNELWAEISAKNPDFKKSIDAMQAYRSDEYLWWQVAEYTYDSFMIRSRTRG; from the coding sequence ATGAAGCGTCGTGATTTCCTGAAAGTGTCGGCAGCAGGCGCGGCGGCGACCGCCGCGGTAGCCTCGCCGGCGATCGCGCAATCCTCGCCCGAGATCAAGTGGCGCATGACCTCGAGCTTCCCGAAGTCGCTCGACACCATCTATGGCGGCGGCGAGCAGGTGGCGAAGTACGTCGCCGAGATGACTGACAACAAATTCCAGATCCAGGTGTTCGCGGCCGGTGAAATCGTCCCCGGCCTGCAGGCGCTCGATGCGACCTCGAACGGCACGGTCGAGATGTGCCACACCGTGTCCTACTACTACGTCGGCAAGGACCCGACCTGGGCGATCTACGCCTCGGTGCCGTTCGGCCTCAATGCGCGCCAGCAGAACTCCTGGTGGTACCAGGGCGGCGGCGAGCAGCTCGGCAACGAGTTCTTCAAGAAGTCGAACGTGATCGGCCAGCCCTGCGGCAACACCGGCACCCAGATGGGCGGCTGGTTCCGCAAGGAGATCAAGACCGTTGCCGATCTCTCGGGCCTGAAGATGCGCATCGGCGGCATCGCCGGCCAGGTGCTCCAGAAGGTCGGCGTGGTGCCGCAGCAGCTCGCCGGCGGCGACATCTACCCGGCGCTGGAGAAGGGCACCATCGACGCGGCCGAGTGGGTCGGCCCCTACGATGACGAGAAGCTCGGCTTCGCCAAGGTCGCCAAGTACTACTACTACCCGGGCTTCTGGGAAGGCGGTCCGACCGTCCACGCCTTCACCAACCTCGACAAGTGGAATTCGCTGCCGAAAAACTACCAGGCGATCCTCACCAACGCGATGGCCAATGCCAACAGCTGGATGGCCGCGCGCTACGACATGCAGAACCCGGGGGCGCTGAAGCGTCTGGTCGCCGGCGGCACGCAGCTTCGTCCCTTCACCAACGAAGTGCTCGAGGCCTGCCTCAAGGCGACCAACGAGCTGTGGGCGGAGATCTCGGCCAAGAACCCCGACTTCAAGAAGTCGATCGACGCCATGCAGGCCTACCGCTCAGACGAATATCTGTGGTGGCAGGTCGCCGAATACACCTATGACAGCTTCATGATCCGCTCGCGCACCCGCGGCTGA
- a CDS encoding adenylate/guanylate cyclase domain-containing protein: MIPQDRFRGLFHKYLLALFVAVAVPLAFNGVIEAWFGYRDQRARLDQWLGLQSASAAAEIHDFIHGITTQLGWLVQLPWTDEPDERRRTDALRLLRQAPAIASLTLLDASGLERLYISRIGLNRIESRTDRSADPALVGARATQIWFSDVSYNRGSEPYLTVAIVGSRPAVGAVIAEVNLKLIWDVISAIQVGRTGFAFVLDRSGRLIAHPDISLVLRGAEEATSKPFRAVRDAIGSKAGFATSQDAQGQFVAASAAAVQGTDWTVVVAQPLSEAYAPIYAALWRTAMLLAVSTMLAGIFAYALADRMTEPIKLLEEGTERIGAGSFDHRILIHTGDEFQRLANSFNKMASELALAQQHQERIARLRRFLAPQVADLVDRAGDDSVLDGRRTEVVVVFCDLRGFTAFSAGAAPEDVMSVLSEYYEDLGRVIAKFEATLINFSGDGLMVLVNAPVPIEEPALRAIDLAVDMQRTVQVLIAGWRSRGYHVGFGIGLASGPATVGRIGYKDRLDYTAIGSVVNLAARLCASAADKEILVDAKVAADVRGRRSVEDLGYRNIKGFDEAIPVFGISFDAP, encoded by the coding sequence ATGATTCCTCAAGATCGGTTTCGCGGCCTTTTTCATAAATATTTGCTCGCGCTTTTCGTGGCGGTCGCGGTCCCACTCGCCTTCAACGGCGTTATTGAAGCGTGGTTCGGCTATCGCGATCAGCGTGCGAGGCTGGACCAGTGGCTCGGCCTCCAGTCCGCGTCCGCGGCCGCCGAAATACACGATTTCATCCACGGCATCACAACGCAGCTCGGCTGGCTGGTGCAGCTTCCGTGGACCGACGAGCCTGACGAACGCCGGCGGACCGACGCGCTGCGCCTCCTTCGACAAGCGCCTGCCATTGCCAGTCTTACACTCCTCGACGCCAGCGGTCTGGAGCGTCTCTACATCTCGCGGATCGGCCTCAATCGGATTGAGAGCCGGACGGACCGATCAGCTGATCCTGCCCTGGTCGGGGCCCGGGCAACTCAGATCTGGTTCAGCGACGTCAGCTACAACCGCGGCTCCGAACCGTACCTGACGGTTGCGATTGTCGGCAGTCGGCCGGCCGTTGGCGCAGTCATAGCCGAAGTCAACCTCAAGCTGATCTGGGACGTGATCTCGGCGATCCAGGTCGGAAGGACCGGCTTCGCTTTCGTCCTGGACCGATCGGGTCGCCTTATTGCCCATCCCGACATCAGCCTCGTCCTCCGCGGTGCGGAAGAAGCAACCTCCAAGCCATTTCGGGCTGTGCGGGACGCGATCGGGTCGAAGGCGGGCTTCGCAACGAGCCAGGATGCACAAGGACAATTCGTTGCCGCCAGCGCGGCTGCCGTGCAGGGCACCGATTGGACAGTCGTGGTCGCGCAGCCACTATCCGAAGCTTACGCGCCGATCTACGCCGCCCTGTGGCGGACGGCAATGCTCCTTGCGGTCAGCACGATGCTCGCAGGCATTTTTGCCTATGCATTGGCCGACCGGATGACAGAGCCGATCAAGCTGCTCGAGGAGGGCACGGAGAGGATTGGTGCCGGGTCCTTTGACCACCGGATCCTGATCCACACCGGGGACGAGTTCCAGCGTCTTGCAAACAGTTTCAACAAGATGGCTTCCGAGCTGGCGCTGGCGCAGCAGCACCAGGAGCGCATCGCCAGGCTCAGGCGATTCCTCGCTCCCCAGGTCGCCGATCTCGTCGATCGAGCCGGCGATGACAGCGTGCTGGATGGTCGCCGCACGGAGGTTGTCGTTGTCTTCTGCGATTTGAGGGGGTTCACCGCTTTTTCAGCGGGAGCTGCGCCTGAGGACGTCATGAGCGTATTGTCGGAGTACTATGAAGACCTCGGCAGGGTCATCGCGAAATTCGAGGCAACGCTGATCAATTTCTCCGGAGACGGGCTGATGGTGCTGGTGAACGCACCTGTCCCGATCGAAGAGCCTGCATTGAGAGCCATCGATCTCGCCGTCGACATGCAGAGGACCGTGCAAGTCCTTATCGCGGGTTGGCGATCGCGCGGCTACCATGTTGGTTTCGGAATCGGCCTTGCCAGCGGGCCGGCGACCGTCGGCCGGATCGGCTACAAGGACCGGCTCGACTACACCGCCATTGGCAGCGTTGTGAATCTGGCGGCCCGACTGTGCGCATCTGCCGCAGACAAGGAAATTCTGGTCGACGCCAAAGTCGCCGCTGACGTCAGGGGTCGGCGGTCCGTCGAGGACCTCGGGTATCGCAATATCAAGGGATTTGACGAAGCGATTCCGGTCTTCGGAATATCCTTCGATGCTCCCTAG
- a CDS encoding sensor histidine kinase gives MHIVAVAVVAIFLPLVLFWLLNSEVDQLHRDAMRAQAEVLAERIVAQPDGLLTFNLPDSLRGLYSEAYGRYLYDIRDADGHLLFSSRRKTGAAVSAPPPSETISGASVTRIIDGKVVRIRVAEDLAHRDVIIDDIISNFFRRVGWITIPVLLILLGIDIVIFRRAIAPLWKASEEASNIGPARTHIRLPTEQIPREILPLVTAVNQALDRLEDGFRVQRQFTADAAHQLRTPLTILRTRIETLGDGAARQALHDDIEGMSRIVAQLLEIAELDTLVLDPGETADLRAVCAEVVGAIAPLAIAQHKDIALKGADAPVLIHGNAEMLQRAIFNLAENAIKFTAKDTAVDVEVGDDGSVRVRDCGPGVADGERELIFQRFWRRDRQRSDGAGLGLSIVRGVADDHDATVAVDNLPGGGAEFTLRFRLAEEGASALGRS, from the coding sequence ATGCACATCGTGGCGGTCGCGGTGGTCGCGATTTTCCTGCCGCTGGTGCTGTTCTGGCTGCTCAATTCCGAGGTCGACCAGTTGCACCGCGATGCGATGCGCGCCCAGGCCGAAGTGCTCGCCGAGCGCATCGTCGCGCAGCCGGACGGCCTCTTGACGTTCAACCTGCCGGACAGTCTGCGGGGCCTCTATTCGGAAGCCTACGGCCGCTATCTCTACGACATCCGCGATGCCGACGGCCATCTGCTGTTCTCGTCCCGCCGCAAGACCGGTGCGGCCGTGTCTGCGCCGCCGCCGTCGGAGACGATTTCCGGCGCCAGCGTCACGCGCATCATCGACGGCAAGGTGGTGCGCATCCGCGTCGCGGAGGACCTCGCGCACCGCGACGTCATCATCGACGACATCATCTCGAACTTCTTCCGGCGGGTGGGCTGGATCACCATTCCGGTGCTGCTGATCCTGCTCGGCATCGACATCGTCATCTTCCGCCGCGCCATCGCGCCGCTGTGGAAGGCGTCGGAGGAGGCCAGCAATATCGGCCCGGCGCGCACCCATATCCGCCTGCCGACGGAGCAAATCCCGCGCGAGATCCTGCCGCTCGTCACCGCCGTCAACCAGGCGCTCGACCGCCTCGAGGACGGCTTTCGGGTGCAGCGGCAGTTCACCGCCGACGCCGCGCATCAATTGCGCACACCGCTGACGATCCTGCGGACGCGGATCGAGACACTTGGTGATGGTGCCGCACGGCAGGCGCTGCATGACGACATCGAGGGCATGAGCCGGATCGTCGCCCAGCTCCTGGAGATCGCCGAGCTCGATACATTGGTGCTCGATCCCGGCGAGACCGCTGACTTACGCGCCGTCTGTGCCGAGGTGGTGGGCGCGATCGCGCCGCTTGCGATCGCCCAGCACAAGGACATCGCGCTCAAGGGCGCCGACGCGCCGGTGCTGATCCACGGCAATGCCGAGATGCTCCAGCGCGCGATCTTCAACCTCGCCGAAAACGCCATCAAGTTCACGGCGAAGGACACCGCCGTGGACGTCGAGGTCGGCGACGACGGCTCGGTGCGCGTGCGCGATTGCGGCCCGGGCGTTGCCGATGGCGAGCGTGAGCTGATCTTCCAGCGCTTCTGGCGTAGGGATCGCCAGCGCAGCGACGGCGCGGGCCTCGGCCTTTCGATCGTGCGCGGCGTCGCCGACGATCACGACGCCACGGTTGCGGTGGACAATCTTCCCGGCGGGGGTGCCGAGTTCACGCTGCGGTTCAGGCTGGCGGAGGAGGGTGCCTCCGCCCTCGGCCGGAGCTGA
- a CDS encoding VOC family protein, which yields MGGVSVGVLDHFNIRTRHLAETVRFYEDVLGLEKGPRPDFAFPGAWMYSEGKAVVHLVDISPTAEPQKPDSGVVHHVAFVSRGFDDMKQRLASKGMKFDSRQVPGGDLWQIFVHDPNGVMIELNYEAASEQGAAPAEMADDIGRQ from the coding sequence ATGGGCGGCGTGAGCGTGGGCGTGCTCGATCATTTCAACATCCGGACCCGGCATCTGGCCGAGACGGTCCGCTTCTACGAGGACGTGCTCGGCCTGGAAAAAGGCCCGCGGCCGGATTTCGCCTTCCCCGGCGCCTGGATGTACAGCGAGGGCAAGGCGGTGGTGCACCTCGTCGATATTTCTCCGACCGCCGAGCCACAAAAGCCGGATTCCGGCGTTGTCCACCACGTCGCCTTCGTCAGCCGCGGGTTCGACGACATGAAGCAGCGGCTGGCGTCCAAGGGGATGAAGTTCGACTCCCGTCAGGTGCCCGGCGGCGACCTCTGGCAGATCTTCGTCCACGACCCCAACGGGGTCATGATCGAGCTCAATTACGAGGCCGCCAGCGAGCAGGGGGCCGCGCCCGCCGAGATGGCTGACGATATCGGCAGGCAGTAG
- a CDS encoding YunG family protein, with protein MSFDPDDIQRALRKAWSLSTASKWTADNPAAGQCNVTSLLVHGLFGGDLLKTPLPAGDHFYNRIGGKRYDFTASQFDSPIAYMDVPTDRADAELGAIAEQLAELRAAFERER; from the coding sequence ATGAGCTTCGATCCCGATGACATCCAGCGCGCGCTGCGCAAGGCATGGTCGCTGTCGACGGCCAGCAAATGGACGGCGGACAATCCGGCGGCGGGGCAATGCAACGTCACTTCGCTGCTGGTCCACGGGCTCTTCGGCGGCGACCTGCTGAAGACGCCGCTGCCCGCTGGCGACCATTTCTACAATCGGATCGGCGGCAAGAGGTACGACTTCACGGCGAGCCAGTTCGATTCTCCGATCGCTTACATGGACGTTCCGACGGATCGCGCCGACGCGGAGTTGGGAGCAATCGCCGAGCAACTCGCCGAACTGAGGGCCGCTTTTGAGAGAGAACGATAG
- a CDS encoding M20/M25/M40 family metallo-hydrolase: MLRSHPAPSFIVSLFASLWLASAVTVAYAEPVADVHALAQKEQQPLLDTLRDLVNIETGSRDIEGLNVIAGRVADQLKQLGGTVEILQPTDIYRLDDTPEKIGPAVHAVFKGTGTRKIMLIAHMDTVYLRGMLKDQPFRVDGDKAFGLGIADDKQGVALILHTVAMLQKLNFKDYGTLTVLTNGDEEISSPGWRGTITKFASDQDVVFSFEGGGTDGTLRLATSGIGSAYLTVTGRSSHAGARPEGGINALYELSHQVLQMKDLSKPEQGLKLNWTVSKAGTNRNVIPAEATAQADARALKVSDFDELEKALHEKIKNHLLPDSKVELKFEVRRPPLEANDASRRVAAHGKTIYEEIGFPLKVDEKATGGGTDAAFAALKTKGAVVEGMGLSGFGAHSNDAEYVKIDSIVPRLYLTTRMIMDLSTGKLK, encoded by the coding sequence ATGCTCCGATCGCACCCTGCTCCATCGTTCATCGTTTCCTTGTTTGCTTCGCTCTGGCTGGCCTCCGCAGTGACTGTCGCGTACGCCGAGCCGGTGGCCGATGTTCATGCGCTGGCGCAGAAGGAGCAGCAGCCGCTGCTCGACACGCTGCGCGATCTCGTCAACATCGAAACCGGCAGCAGGGACATCGAGGGCCTGAACGTGATCGCAGGACGCGTCGCCGACCAGCTCAAGCAGCTCGGCGGCACGGTGGAGATCCTGCAGCCGACCGACATCTATCGCCTCGACGACACGCCCGAAAAGATCGGCCCGGCCGTGCACGCCGTCTTCAAGGGGACCGGTACCAGGAAGATCATGCTGATCGCCCACATGGACACGGTGTACCTGAGGGGCATGCTGAAGGACCAGCCGTTCCGCGTCGACGGCGACAAGGCCTTCGGCCTCGGCATTGCCGACGACAAGCAGGGCGTCGCGCTCATTCTCCACACCGTGGCGATGCTGCAGAAGCTGAATTTCAAGGACTACGGCACGCTCACGGTGCTCACCAATGGCGACGAGGAGATCTCCTCGCCCGGCTGGCGCGGCACCATCACCAAATTCGCTTCCGATCAGGACGTGGTGTTCTCGTTCGAGGGCGGGGGCACCGACGGCACGCTGCGGCTCGCCACCAGCGGCATCGGCTCGGCCTATCTCACGGTGACCGGCCGATCCTCGCATGCGGGCGCAAGGCCCGAGGGCGGCATCAACGCGCTGTACGAGCTCTCGCACCAGGTGCTGCAGATGAAGGACCTGTCCAAACCCGAGCAGGGCCTGAAGCTGAACTGGACCGTTTCCAAGGCCGGCACCAACCGCAACGTCATCCCTGCCGAAGCCACCGCGCAAGCCGATGCACGCGCGCTGAAGGTGTCGGATTTCGACGAGCTGGAGAAGGCGCTCCACGAGAAGATCAAGAATCACCTGCTGCCGGATTCCAAGGTCGAGCTGAAATTCGAGGTGCGCCGTCCGCCGCTCGAGGCCAACGACGCCTCGCGCCGCGTGGCGGCCCACGGCAAGACCATCTATGAGGAGATCGGATTCCCGCTGAAGGTCGACGAGAAGGCAACCGGCGGCGGCACGGATGCGGCCTTTGCCGCGCTCAAGACCAAGGGCGCCGTGGTCGAAGGCATGGGCCTGTCGGGCTTCGGCGCGCACTCCAATGATGCCGAATATGTGAAGATCGACAGCATCGTGCCGCGTCTTTACCTGACCACGCGCATGATCATGGACCTGTCGACCGGCAAGCTGAAATAG